The following are encoded in a window of Gossypium raimondii isolate GPD5lz chromosome 13, ASM2569854v1, whole genome shotgun sequence genomic DNA:
- the LOC105781952 gene encoding uncharacterized protein LOC105781952, with the protein MRQMFPGIVATGENAWAPSSGVLPSGVPMVDDAPNEGFGDSDEHSNENEGILPDEVPSNPFHEIPNRRKQTLGAVHGKEKKSSSSRKSSRNTLTTQIEKLCESMASPRKLVNEIIFPHSQYTISNAMDALRALGDEIPKKMNCTILPPKCSKYP; encoded by the coding sequence ATGCGGCAAATGTTTCCTGGCATTGTAGCCACTGGAGAGAACGCATGGGCACCTTCGTCTGGTGTTCTTCCAAGTGGGGTTCCTATGGTAGATGATGCACCTAATGAGGGATTTGGTGATTCAGATGAACATAGTAACGAGAATGAAGGTATTCTTCCTGATGAGGTACCATCAAACCCTTTTCATGAAATTCCTAATCGAAGAAAGCAAACACTTGGGGCTGTACatggtaaagaaaaaaaatcaagttcaagtagaaaatcatcaagaaatacattaactactcagattgagaaattgtgtgAGAGTATGGCTAGTCCTAGGAAGTtagtgaatgaaattatttttcctcacTCTCAATATACTATTTCAAATGCAATGGATGCTTTGCGTGCTTTGGGAGATGAAATTCCAAAAAAGATGAACTGTACTATTTTGCCACCAAAATGTTCCAAATACCCGTAA
- the LOC105784470 gene encoding CMP-sialic acid transporter 4-like: MAIVMALLSGFAGVYTEAIIKKRTSRNINVQNFWLYSFGMAFNAVVILIQDFDAAMNKGFFHGYSIITTLMILNHALSGIAVPMVMKYADKFVKNLVS, encoded by the exons ATGGCCATT GTGATGGCCCTTTTGAGTGGATTTGCAGGAGTGTACACCGAG GCCATAATTAAGAAGCGCACATCAAGGAATATAAATGTGCAGAATTTCTGGTTGTATAGCTTTGGAATGGCCTTCAATGCTGTAGTAATACTGATACAAGATTTCGATGCTGCCATGAACAA GGGTTTCTTCCATGGATACTCAATCATTACCACTCTCATGATCCTTAACCATGCACTCAG TGGCATTGCAGTGCCTATGGTAATGAAATATGCAGACAAATTTGTGAAG AATCTTGTGAGTTAG
- the LOC105783494 gene encoding damage-control phosphatase At2g17340, translated as MESDSAMGAFPLLTTPIESNYRACTIPYRFPSDNPRKATPTEIAWIDLFRNSIPSFKKRAESDTTVVDAPTKAEKFAQRYADILDDIKKDPESHGGPPDCILLCRLREQVLRELGFRDIFKKVKDEENTKAISLFPEVVCLNDDIEDGGKRLENLVRGIFAGNIFDLGSAQLAEVFSRDGMSFLASCQNLVPRPWVIDDFDTFKAKWNKKSWKKAIIFVDNSGADVILGILPFARELLKCGTQVVLAANDLPSINDVTYPELIEIISKLKDESGKLIGVDTSNLLIANSGNDLPVIDLTRVSQELAYLASDADLVILEGMGRGIETNLYAQFKCDSLKIGMVKHPEVAQFLGGRLYDCVFKYNEVLG; from the exons ATGGAGAGCGATTCAGCGATGGGGGCATTTCCATTGCTGACAACGCCCATCGAGTCCAACTACAGGGCATGCACCATTCCTTACAGATTCCCTTCCGATAATCCTCGAAAGGCTACCCCTACTGAAATTGCCTGGATCGACCTTTTCCGCAATTCCATTCCCTCCTTCAA GAAGAGAGCTGAGAGCGATACTACCGTGGTTGATGCTCCAACTAAAGCTGAGAAATTTGCTCAAAG GTATGCTGATATACTTGATGACATAAAGAAAGATCCAGAAAGCCATGGCGGGCCACCTGATTGTATT CTTCTCTGCCGACTTCGTGAACAGGTTCTTAGAGAACTGGGGTTTAGAGATATATTCAAGAAAGTCAAA GATGAAGAGAATACCAAGGCTATCTCCCTATTTCCGGAAGTAGTTTGTCTTAATGATGATATTGAAGATGGTGGGAAGCGCCTTGAGAATCTAGTTAGAGGAATATTTGCTGGAAACATATTCGATCTTGGTTCTGCACAG CTTGCTGAGGTTTTCTCAAGGGATGGAATGTCCTTTTTGGCTAGTTGTCAAAACCTTGTTCCTCGACCTTGGGTCATTGATGACTTCGACACTTTTAAAGCAAAATGGAACAAAAAATCTTGGAAAAAGGCAA TCATTTTTGTAGATAACTCTGGTGCAGATGTGATCTTGGGTATTTTGCCATTTGCAAGAGAGTTGCTAAAGTGTGGAACCCAG GTTGTGTTGGCAGCTAATGACTTGCCTTCCATCAATGATGTAACTTATCCcgaattgattgaaattatatCGAAG TTGAAGGATGAAAGTGGTAAGCTTATCGGTGTTGATACTTCAAATCTTTTGATTGCCAATTCTGGTAACGATTTGCCG GTTATTGATCTTACGAGAGTATCACAAGAGCTCGCCTACCTGGCAAGTGATGCAGACCTAGTTATTTTGGAAGGCATG GGTCGCGGAATAGAGACTAATCTTTATGCTCAGTTCAAGTGTGATTCACTCAAGATCGGAATG GTAAAACATCCCGAGGTAGCCCAGTTTCTCGGAGGACGGCTATACGATTGTGTTTTTAAATACAATGAAGTTTTGGGTTGA